One window of the Corynebacterium glutamicum ATCC 13032 genome contains the following:
- the glmU gene encoding bifunctional UDP-N-acetylglucosamine diphosphorylase/glucosamine-1-phosphate N-acetyltransferase GlmU: MSASDFSSAVVVLAAGAGTRMKSDLQKTLHSIGGRSLISHSLHAAAGLNPEHIVAVIGHGRDQVGPAVAQVAEELDREVLIAIQEEQNGTGHAVQCAMDQLEGFEGTIIVTNGDVPLLTDHTLSALLDAHVEVPTAVTVLTMRLDDPTGYGRIVRNEEGEVTAIVEQKDASAEVQAIDEVNSGVFAFDAAILRSALAELKSDNAQGELYLTDVLGIARGEGHPVRAHTAADARELAGVNDRVQLAEAGAELNRRTVIAAMRGGATIVDPATTWIDVEVSIGRDVIIHPGTQLKGETVIGDRVEVGPDTTLTNMTIGDGASVIRTHGFDSTIGENATVGPFTYIRPGTTLGPEGKLGGFVETKKATIGRGSKVPHLTYVGDATIGEESNIGASSVFVNYDGENKHHTTIGSHVRTGSDTMFIAPVTVGDGAYSGAGTVIKDDVPPGALAVSGGRQRNIEGWVQKKRPGTAAAQAAEAAQNVHNQEG, encoded by the coding sequence TTGAGCGCAAGCGATTTCTCGAGCGCAGTTGTCGTTTTGGCAGCTGGTGCCGGAACCCGAATGAAATCAGACTTACAAAAAACGTTGCATAGCATCGGTGGACGCAGTCTCATTTCACATAGCTTGCATGCAGCTGCCGGGCTTAATCCCGAGCACATTGTTGCAGTAATTGGACATGGACGCGACCAGGTGGGTCCAGCCGTTGCCCAGGTTGCAGAAGAACTGGACCGGGAAGTCCTCATCGCTATCCAAGAGGAACAAAATGGCACGGGACACGCTGTGCAGTGCGCCATGGATCAGCTCGAGGGCTTTGAAGGCACGATCATTGTCACCAACGGCGATGTTCCCCTGCTCACCGACCACACTCTGTCTGCACTGCTGGATGCACACGTGGAAGTTCCAACCGCTGTCACCGTGTTGACCATGCGTCTGGATGACCCCACCGGCTACGGCCGCATCGTGCGCAACGAAGAAGGCGAAGTCACCGCCATCGTTGAGCAAAAAGATGCTTCAGCAGAAGTCCAAGCCATCGATGAGGTCAACTCCGGTGTCTTTGCTTTCGACGCCGCCATCTTGCGTTCCGCACTGGCTGAACTGAAGTCCGACAACGCTCAGGGCGAGCTGTACCTGACCGACGTATTGGGCATTGCTCGTGGCGAGGGCCACCCAGTGCGCGCCCACACCGCCGCCGATGCTCGTGAACTCGCCGGTGTCAACGATCGTGTGCAGCTCGCAGAAGCCGGCGCCGAACTAAACCGTCGCACCGTCATCGCCGCTATGCGTGGTGGCGCAACCATCGTTGATCCAGCAACCACCTGGATCGATGTGGAGGTTTCTATCGGCCGCGACGTGATCATCCACCCTGGCACCCAGCTCAAGGGCGAAACTGTCATCGGAGACCGCGTTGAAGTTGGTCCAGACACCACCTTGACCAACATGACCATCGGCGACGGCGCATCCGTAATCCGCACCCACGGTTTCGACTCCACCATCGGTGAAAACGCCACCGTTGGCCCCTTCACCTACATCCGCCCAGGAACCACACTGGGACCAGAAGGCAAGCTCGGTGGCTTCGTAGAAACCAAGAAGGCCACAATCGGCCGTGGCTCCAAGGTTCCACACCTCACCTATGTCGGCGACGCCACCATCGGCGAGGAATCCAACATCGGAGCCTCCTCTGTCTTCGTGAACTACGACGGTGAAAACAAGCACCACACCACCATCGGCAGCCACGTTCGCACTGGTTCTGACACCATGTTTATCGCTCCAGTGACCGTGGGTGACGGAGCGTATTCCGGAGCCGGTACAGTAATTAAAGACGATGTTCCGCCAGGAGCCCTTGCCGTGTCCGGCGGACGCCAACGAAACATCGAAGGCTGGGTGCAAAAGAAGCGCCCTGGAACCGCTGCAGCACAAGCCGCAGAAGCCGCCCAAAACGTCCACAACCAGGAAGGCTAA
- a CDS encoding VOC family protein yields the protein MARLQHDMIFINLPVSDLAASKRFYAGLGFKENTVFSDEHTASFEVSDAIVVMLLETARFSDFTKRPIVEKNGSREVLNCLSVCSTEDADEFVRRAQEFGGTITRELAAEGPMYGGAFDDPDGHGWELMYFDPEALAQMMPEG from the coding sequence ATGGCACGACTTCAGCACGACATGATTTTCATCAACCTACCAGTATCTGACCTTGCAGCATCTAAGCGTTTTTATGCAGGTCTTGGCTTCAAAGAAAACACCGTCTTCAGTGATGAGCACACTGCATCTTTTGAGGTCAGTGACGCCATCGTGGTGATGCTTCTGGAAACCGCGCGCTTCAGTGATTTCACTAAGCGCCCCATCGTGGAGAAGAACGGCTCCCGCGAAGTGCTCAACTGCCTGTCTGTATGTTCCACCGAGGATGCGGATGAGTTCGTGCGTCGCGCCCAGGAATTCGGAGGCACGATCACCCGTGAGCTTGCAGCGGAAGGCCCCATGTACGGCGGAGCTTTTGATGATCCAGATGGACACGGTTGGGAGCTGATGTACTTCGATCCAGAGGCACTCGCTCAGATGATGCCTGAGGGCTAA
- a CDS encoding sensor histidine kinase has protein sequence MNKDFWTAGWTARWFSRGVSLLASPVTAPLNSWRRLPNLAKYTLYTRVSLQAIPVVLLSAYFLGIVANAGTLNPSFVWLLGFSVILLIVTVLVYEYQPSLNSHPRRSVQPFFFTGLVLNVLGVVVSVVLQIPGLNMSDNTRATALIFTLTCVFLLSIAYIPWMNYRWVWLIAMSAVLWWTSTTTDYLSALWVVIPPLMAGTVRLSVWTVDVMKEVERSRELEASLRVTEERLRFAQELHDTLGQHLAAMSVKSELALALAKRGDDRLENELRELQKLTRTSMSEMRDVVSGYRTVNLATEIEGAKSLLADAHIHLSVIGTTSQVSPAHRELCAWLVREATTNILRHSDATDATLTLSSTEVRMDNNGVNKDIGRLSGLSALRSRAESAGMTLIVSREDDQFSVRMLINAPANTPAEKEA, from the coding sequence ATGAATAAAGATTTCTGGACCGCAGGCTGGACCGCCCGCTGGTTTTCGCGCGGGGTTTCCCTTTTGGCCAGCCCAGTTACCGCCCCACTGAACTCTTGGCGGAGATTGCCTAACTTGGCCAAGTACACCCTCTACACCAGGGTGTCGTTGCAAGCGATCCCCGTGGTGTTGCTGTCGGCGTATTTCCTGGGCATCGTAGCTAATGCAGGCACCCTGAATCCCTCATTTGTGTGGCTGCTGGGTTTCTCGGTCATCCTTTTAATAGTGACGGTATTGGTTTATGAATATCAGCCATCGCTGAATTCTCATCCTAGGCGCAGCGTACAGCCGTTCTTCTTCACCGGGTTGGTGCTCAACGTTTTAGGCGTTGTGGTGTCTGTGGTGCTTCAAATTCCGGGCTTAAACATGTCGGACAACACCCGAGCAACTGCCCTTATTTTCACTCTTACCTGCGTATTTCTGCTTTCGATCGCCTACATTCCGTGGATGAATTACCGATGGGTTTGGCTGATCGCAATGTCTGCAGTGTTGTGGTGGACCAGCACAACGACTGATTATTTAAGTGCATTGTGGGTGGTTATCCCGCCACTCATGGCAGGAACCGTCCGACTTTCCGTATGGACCGTCGATGTCATGAAAGAGGTTGAGCGTTCCCGCGAATTGGAAGCCTCCCTCCGCGTCACCGAAGAACGCCTTCGTTTCGCCCAGGAACTCCACGACACTTTAGGACAACACCTGGCGGCAATGTCCGTGAAATCAGAACTGGCGCTTGCCCTGGCGAAACGCGGCGACGACCGCCTCGAAAACGAGCTGCGTGAGCTCCAAAAACTCACCCGCACCTCCATGTCGGAAATGCGCGACGTCGTCTCCGGCTACCGCACCGTCAACCTCGCCACGGAAATCGAGGGCGCTAAAAGTTTGCTTGCCGACGCCCACATCCACCTTTCCGTCATCGGCACCACGTCCCAGGTGTCACCCGCTCACCGAGAACTGTGCGCGTGGCTTGTCCGGGAAGCCACCACAAACATTCTGCGCCACTCTGATGCAACGGATGCCACCCTCACGTTGAGCAGCACAGAGGTGCGCATGGACAACAATGGTGTGAACAAGGACATCGGCAGACTCTCTGGTCTCAGCGCCCTGCGCTCACGAGCGGAATCAGCCGGAATGACGCTCATTGTGTCCCGCGAAGACGACCAGTTCAGCGTCCGCATGCTCATTAATGCACCTGCAAATACACCTGCAGAAAAGGAAGCTTAA
- a CDS encoding ABC transporter permease, protein MTTSHTARGLQHATPERRKTSFFKTSLFKAEWLQFRRNKTLLFMATVFPVGIPLLLFLIGNGGAAESANSFDYFVMYTLLFVQFYTVLSMATTRRDERVLKRLRTGEARDIDIIGAICFPGALLTLIFTVVIIPLLMVLGAPAPINLVPIVFAVLIGLLLCSALALMTSGFTRNAEAAQMTSMPVFMLAMGGLGSIRFVFGDSIVADILAYTPFAAISDLVQIGWAGATFADSVGGVEAANFAGIFQDMLIPLGILAAWTAAAVWAANRYMRWDSYR, encoded by the coding sequence ATGACCACGTCACACACCGCCCGCGGCCTGCAACATGCAACCCCGGAGCGCCGCAAGACTTCATTTTTCAAAACCTCTCTGTTTAAGGCCGAATGGCTCCAGTTCCGCAGAAATAAAACCCTGTTGTTCATGGCCACCGTATTCCCAGTCGGAATCCCTTTGTTGCTCTTTCTCATCGGAAATGGTGGGGCAGCAGAGTCCGCGAACTCCTTCGACTACTTCGTCATGTACACCCTGCTATTTGTGCAGTTCTACACGGTGCTGTCCATGGCAACCACCCGCCGTGATGAACGTGTGCTGAAAAGGCTGCGCACGGGAGAAGCCCGCGACATCGATATCATCGGTGCCATCTGTTTCCCCGGCGCGCTCCTCACACTGATCTTCACCGTGGTGATCATTCCATTGCTCATGGTTTTGGGAGCTCCCGCGCCCATCAACCTTGTGCCCATTGTGTTTGCCGTACTGATCGGACTACTTCTTTGTAGTGCTCTTGCCTTGATGACCAGCGGTTTCACCCGAAACGCCGAAGCCGCACAGATGACCTCCATGCCCGTGTTCATGCTTGCGATGGGTGGACTTGGATCAATCCGCTTCGTATTCGGCGACAGCATTGTGGCTGATATCTTGGCCTACACCCCATTCGCCGCGATCAGTGACCTTGTCCAAATCGGCTGGGCTGGCGCCACCTTCGCCGACAGCGTTGGTGGAGTAGAGGCAGCAAACTTCGCTGGAATTTTCCAAGACATGCTCATACCACTTGGAATTCTGGCAGCGTGGACAGCTGCAGCGGTGTGGGCGGCGAACCGCTACATGCGCTGGGACTCGTACCGCTAA
- a CDS encoding multicopper oxidase family protein gives MLLPELNRRTFFKGAGVLAATVVGAQVLVACSSDDVRGYGGEPRTLPIPPADLGTREGSSVHFALEAQTGESQILPDVTTKTWGFNGTHLGPTLVVKKGDDVHVDVINNLDEMTTVHWHGMKLPAIADGGPHSPIGPGQTWSPTWTVANDAATLWYHPHTHGLTGLHAYRGLAGMIIVEDEATDKLDLPREYGVDDIPLVLMDHRFLEDGSLDEEDLPDLGLLGDTPTANGITNAHFDATTRRVRFRVLNGSNMRFYNLAFSDTRTFQVIASDSGLLDEPQDRTTLAIGPGERWEIVVELEPGEDVTLESVGFEDNYGVPDDEFVPDFGMSDSFQLLTITGPSDDAAQAPALPGVLVKSTEPDVIDATERTFIMNTFSINDLQMDMQRVDVVIDHDQPEVWIVTNDNSDWPHNFHVHDARFKVLKFEGTDVELFNDGWKDTVGLPPGATATLAVEFGHYPDPQWPYMYHCHMLYHEDQGMMGQFVIVEPGDEPAAVLGSGTGSSIDSAGGHAH, from the coding sequence ATGTTGTTGCCAGAGTTGAATCGTCGGACTTTTTTCAAAGGGGCCGGGGTGCTGGCAGCAACGGTGGTGGGTGCGCAGGTGCTGGTGGCGTGTTCCTCAGATGATGTGCGTGGTTATGGGGGAGAGCCGCGGACGTTGCCTATTCCACCAGCAGATTTAGGTACGCGTGAGGGATCTAGCGTGCACTTTGCCCTGGAGGCTCAGACTGGGGAGAGTCAGATTTTGCCGGATGTCACAACGAAGACGTGGGGTTTCAATGGCACTCATTTGGGGCCGACGTTGGTGGTGAAGAAAGGTGATGACGTCCACGTTGATGTGATAAACAATTTGGATGAAATGACCACTGTGCACTGGCATGGCATGAAGTTGCCGGCGATTGCTGATGGTGGTCCGCACTCACCGATCGGGCCTGGGCAGACGTGGTCACCAACGTGGACTGTGGCCAATGATGCAGCCACTTTGTGGTACCACCCGCACACTCATGGCCTGACAGGTTTGCATGCGTACCGTGGTTTGGCGGGGATGATCATTGTGGAAGATGAAGCAACAGACAAGCTGGATCTGCCACGCGAGTACGGTGTGGACGATATTCCGCTGGTTTTAATGGATCACCGCTTCTTAGAAGACGGTTCCCTTGATGAGGAAGACCTCCCCGATCTTGGGCTGTTGGGCGATACCCCCACTGCCAATGGCATTACCAATGCGCACTTTGATGCCACCACGCGCCGGGTTCGGTTCCGCGTGCTCAACGGCTCCAATATGCGGTTCTATAACTTGGCGTTTTCAGACACGCGCACCTTCCAAGTCATTGCCAGCGATTCCGGTTTGCTGGATGAACCTCAAGACCGCACCACCTTGGCTATTGGCCCAGGCGAGCGGTGGGAAATCGTCGTGGAGCTAGAGCCCGGCGAGGACGTCACCTTGGAATCTGTAGGTTTTGAGGACAACTACGGCGTCCCTGATGATGAGTTCGTGCCCGATTTCGGCATGTCAGATTCCTTCCAGCTGCTCACCATCACCGGCCCTTCCGATGATGCTGCGCAAGCACCTGCTTTGCCGGGCGTGCTGGTGAAATCCACCGAACCTGACGTCATCGATGCCACTGAACGCACCTTCATCATGAACACCTTCTCCATCAACGATCTACAGATGGACATGCAGCGCGTTGACGTGGTGATTGACCATGACCAGCCAGAAGTGTGGATTGTCACCAACGACAACTCCGACTGGCCCCACAACTTCCATGTCCACGACGCCCGGTTTAAGGTGCTGAAATTTGAAGGCACCGACGTAGAGCTCTTCAACGACGGCTGGAAAGACACCGTCGGCCTGCCACCGGGAGCAACCGCAACTTTAGCCGTGGAATTTGGCCACTACCCAGACCCGCAATGGCCCTACATGTATCACTGCCACATGCTCTACCACGAGGATCAAGGCATGATGGGGCAGTTCGTCATCGTGGAGCCAGGCGACGAGCCGGCGGCGGTGCTGGGGTCGGGCACGGGCTCCAGCATTGACTCCGCCGGCGGACATGCGCACTAG
- a CDS encoding DNA alkylation repair protein — protein MPTTDVFNRVRLALEPLADPARATGMASYMRDQFSFLGIPSTPRKEACKPVLSALKELDTDFVSDCFGAAEREYQYVACDHINRVGITDLGFAKALVQTKSWWDTVDSLAKPIGAKHDDDLMKTWALDEDFWVRRIAIIHQLGRKKNTDAALLAWIIEQNLGSSEFFINKAIGWALRDFARHDPSWVRAFVDATDLSPLSRREALKNI, from the coding sequence ATGCCCACCACGGACGTCTTCAACCGCGTCCGGTTGGCATTGGAACCTCTAGCTGATCCCGCACGTGCCACCGGAATGGCAAGCTACATGCGGGATCAGTTTTCTTTTCTCGGCATCCCATCCACCCCCAGAAAAGAAGCCTGCAAACCCGTGCTGTCCGCGCTAAAAGAGTTGGACACTGACTTTGTCTCAGACTGCTTTGGCGCAGCTGAACGGGAATACCAGTATGTCGCCTGCGATCACATCAATCGCGTCGGCATCACCGATCTAGGTTTTGCCAAAGCATTAGTGCAGACCAAATCCTGGTGGGACACCGTCGATTCCCTAGCAAAACCGATCGGCGCCAAACACGATGATGATCTGATGAAAACGTGGGCGCTTGATGAGGACTTCTGGGTGCGCCGCATCGCGATCATCCACCAACTGGGCCGCAAGAAAAACACCGACGCTGCCCTGCTGGCCTGGATCATCGAGCAGAACCTCGGCTCCAGCGAGTTCTTCATCAACAAAGCGATCGGCTGGGCACTGCGGGATTTCGCCCGCCACGACCCCAGCTGGGTCCGGGCTTTTGTCGACGCCACGGACCTTTCCCCACTGAGCCGGCGAGAAGCCCTGAAGAATATTTAG
- a CDS encoding ABC transporter ATP-binding protein, producing the protein MTTTPAIDVTDLVRTYGDYTAVKGLNFHVQRGEVFGLLGTNGAGKTSTLEVIEGLSAPSSGTVRISGLDPVADRAILRPELGIMLQSGGLPSQLTVAETMDMWHGTCTYPRAIKDVLADVDLLHRENVKVGALSGGEQRRLDLACALLGDPSILFLDEPTTGLDPESRRHTWQLLLDLKQRGVTMMLTTHYLEEAEFLCDRIAIMNAGEIAVEGTLDELVAREKSIISFVLRGGQVELPVLSGAEIIRDNNHVRIATTTLQQHTLEILTWAAETGIALEGFAAKPATLESVFMDIASLENTSLQTA; encoded by the coding sequence ATGACAACGACACCAGCAATCGACGTAACAGACCTCGTGAGAACCTACGGCGACTACACCGCAGTCAAGGGCCTGAATTTCCATGTACAGCGCGGTGAAGTATTTGGTCTGCTCGGCACCAACGGGGCCGGCAAAACCTCCACCTTGGAAGTCATCGAAGGACTTTCCGCACCCAGCTCCGGCACCGTGCGCATCTCCGGGCTTGACCCCGTTGCCGACCGCGCGATCCTGCGCCCCGAGCTCGGCATCATGCTGCAATCAGGCGGCCTGCCATCACAGCTCACCGTCGCCGAAACCATGGACATGTGGCACGGCACCTGCACGTATCCGCGCGCCATTAAAGATGTGCTTGCCGACGTCGACCTCCTACACCGCGAAAACGTCAAGGTCGGCGCGCTTTCCGGAGGCGAACAACGACGCCTTGATTTGGCCTGCGCACTGCTTGGCGACCCCTCAATTTTGTTCCTCGACGAACCCACCACCGGCCTCGACCCAGAATCTAGGCGCCACACCTGGCAACTCCTGCTGGACCTGAAACAGCGCGGCGTCACCATGATGCTGACCACCCACTACCTGGAGGAAGCCGAATTCCTCTGCGACCGGATTGCCATCATGAACGCCGGTGAGATCGCAGTGGAAGGCACCTTGGATGAACTGGTGGCCCGCGAGAAGTCGATCATCAGTTTCGTGCTGCGTGGCGGGCAGGTGGAGTTGCCGGTCTTGAGTGGGGCTGAAATCATCCGCGACAACAACCACGTCCGCATCGCCACCACCACCCTGCAGCAGCACACCTTAGAAATACTTACCTGGGCTGCAGAGACCGGGATCGCGCTGGAAGGCTTCGCTGCAAAACCCGCCACCTTGGAATCCGTATTCATGGACATCGCCTCACTCGAGAACACCTCGCTGCAAACCGCCTAG
- a CDS encoding ribose-phosphate diphosphokinase: MTAHWKQNQKNLMLFSGRAHPELAEAVAKELDVNVTPMTARDFANGEIYVRFEESVRGSDCFVLQSHTQPLNKWLMEQLLMIDALKRGSAKRITAILPFYPYARQDKKHRGREPISARLIADLMLTAGADRIVSVDLHTDQIQGFFDGPVDHMHAMPILTDHIKENYNLDNICVVSPDAGRVKVAEKWANTLGDAPMAFVHKTRSTEVANQVVANRVVGDVDGKDCVLLDDMIDTGGTIAGAVGVLKKAGAKSVVIACTHGVFSDPARERLSACGAEEVITTDTLPQSTEGWSNLTVLSIAPLLARTINEIFENGSVTTLFEGEA, from the coding sequence ATGACTGCTCACTGGAAACAAAACCAAAAGAACCTCATGCTGTTTTCGGGTCGTGCGCACCCAGAACTGGCAGAAGCTGTAGCTAAAGAGCTCGACGTCAACGTCACCCCAATGACGGCACGCGATTTCGCCAACGGTGAAATCTACGTCCGCTTCGAGGAATCAGTTCGTGGCTCCGACTGCTTCGTCCTGCAGTCCCACACCCAGCCTCTCAACAAGTGGCTCATGGAACAGCTGCTGATGATCGACGCTTTGAAGCGTGGTTCCGCAAAGCGCATCACCGCGATCCTGCCGTTCTACCCATATGCCCGCCAGGACAAGAAGCACCGCGGCCGCGAGCCAATTTCTGCTCGCCTCATCGCCGACCTCATGCTCACCGCTGGCGCGGACCGTATCGTGTCCGTGGACTTGCACACCGATCAGATCCAGGGCTTCTTCGACGGCCCAGTCGATCACATGCACGCCATGCCGATCCTCACCGATCACATCAAGGAAAACTACAACCTGGACAACATCTGCGTGGTCTCCCCTGACGCAGGTCGCGTGAAGGTTGCAGAGAAGTGGGCTAACACCTTGGGCGATGCCCCAATGGCGTTCGTGCACAAGACCCGCTCCACCGAGGTAGCAAACCAGGTTGTCGCCAACCGCGTCGTCGGTGACGTCGACGGCAAGGACTGCGTGCTTCTCGACGACATGATCGACACTGGCGGCACCATCGCCGGCGCTGTGGGCGTCCTGAAGAAGGCTGGCGCAAAGTCAGTCGTCATCGCCTGCACCCACGGTGTGTTCTCTGACCCAGCCCGCGAGCGCCTGTCTGCATGCGGTGCTGAAGAAGTCATCACCACCGACACCCTGCCACAGTCCACCGAGGGCTGGAGCAACCTGACCGTTTTGTCGATCGCACCGCTGCTGGCTCGCACCATCAACGAGATCTTCGAAAACGGTTCCGTCACCACCCTCTTCGAGGGCGAGGCCTAA
- a CDS encoding MFS transporter, with translation MTNPTEERNARRLIWANGLQNIGDQIVAAKTVLPWLLQAAGAPGFLLALLVPIREAGSMLPQAAITGWVLRQTSRSKVWVIGSNGQFVSALGIGVAALFLRGWALGITVIVLLAALSLFRSMCSIASKDVQGKVISKGKRGLVTGRATVIGGVMGLVAGLAIAIFLGSHSPTRVLAAVVIASSFSWLFASIVFARIEYAKPATPKNAPSANPWVRRCIAALKDDKAFRRFVLVRSMMLVTALSTAFIVALAAESGNSIDSLGFFLIASGLASMVGGRISGIWSDHSSKNVMAGGALFGSIVLILVVLSSAFAPAQINTLVFPLSFFLITLAHTAIRVARKTYVMDMAEGDQRTRYVADANTLMGVVLLIVGALSGFIAIFGNEAALLFLAAIGLLGTISARGLKEVSAG, from the coding sequence ATGACAAATCCCACAGAGGAGCGCAACGCACGCCGCCTCATTTGGGCCAACGGCCTGCAAAACATCGGCGATCAAATCGTTGCCGCCAAAACAGTCCTGCCCTGGTTGCTGCAAGCCGCTGGCGCGCCGGGCTTTTTGCTGGCGCTTCTGGTTCCAATCCGCGAAGCCGGATCGATGCTGCCGCAAGCTGCCATTACTGGCTGGGTGCTGAGGCAGACGTCGAGAAGCAAAGTCTGGGTGATTGGCTCGAACGGCCAGTTCGTCTCGGCGCTGGGTATCGGCGTGGCTGCGCTGTTTTTGCGTGGGTGGGCGCTGGGCATCACGGTGATCGTGCTGCTTGCGGCGCTGTCGCTGTTTCGATCGATGTGTTCGATTGCATCGAAGGATGTTCAGGGCAAGGTGATTTCCAAGGGCAAGCGTGGGCTGGTAACGGGCCGCGCGACGGTGATTGGCGGTGTGATGGGCCTGGTTGCAGGCCTGGCGATCGCTATTTTCTTGGGCTCGCATTCCCCGACGAGGGTGCTGGCCGCAGTGGTGATCGCGAGCTCGTTTAGCTGGCTGTTTGCCTCCATTGTTTTCGCGCGCATCGAATACGCGAAGCCAGCGACTCCAAAAAACGCGCCTTCCGCAAACCCGTGGGTGCGTCGCTGCATCGCCGCATTAAAAGATGATAAAGCTTTTCGACGTTTCGTTCTGGTTCGCTCAATGATGCTGGTGACAGCACTCTCCACGGCTTTCATCGTCGCACTCGCCGCTGAATCCGGAAACAGCATCGACTCCTTGGGATTCTTCCTCATCGCCTCCGGCTTGGCGTCCATGGTTGGTGGCCGAATCTCTGGAATCTGGTCGGATCATTCCTCCAAAAACGTCATGGCGGGCGGTGCCCTATTCGGTTCCATCGTGTTAATCCTCGTGGTGCTCAGCTCCGCGTTTGCACCCGCGCAGATCAACACGCTGGTGTTCCCGTTGAGTTTCTTCCTCATCACCTTGGCCCACACCGCCATCCGCGTGGCCCGCAAAACTTATGTAATGGACATGGCTGAAGGTGATCAGCGCACCCGCTATGTTGCCGACGCCAACACACTAATGGGTGTAGTTTTGCTCATTGTTGGCGCATTATCTGGCTTCATTGCAATTTTCGGAAACGAAGCCGCACTGCTCTTCTTGGCGGCAATTGGCCTGCTTGGAACCATTAGCGCCCGTGGCCTCAAGGAAGTATCCGCCGGATAG